GGGCAGATCGCCCTGCAGCAGCGCGTGCAGGGCGCGGGTCATGCCGCAGCCCGGGCACCACAGCCCGGTCAGGCCGTGGAAGAGGCAGCGCGGCAGCAGATTGCCCGGCTGGTTGGGATCGACCACCCGCAGCAGCATCGCGCCGGCGGCGACCACCGGAACGGTCGCCGCCAGCAGGAGCACGCGCGGGCGCGTCAGCGCGATCACTGTCCGGCCTGGGCCCGGATCTGCTGCATCATCAGCTCGTAGTTGGCCATCGCGTGGCCGCTGGCGAAGTTGTAGATCATCACCGCGATGCCGATGACGGCGAACACCGTGGTCACGATGCACCAGGTCTTGGCGGTGCGCGAGGCGCGCTGCGCTCCGGCGAAGTCGCCGGCGGCCAGCAGGCTGTTGACCTTGGCGGCGAACACGATCGCCACGATGCCGGTGATCAGGCCGGGAATGCCGCAGCACAGGCACAGGCTGAACACCGTGGCCAGGATCGCCCACACCAGATGATTGGGCACCGGGCCCGGCGCGGCGGCCTGCGACGGCGGAGTGTAGGGCGGCGGCGTGTACGGCGGCGGATCGGACGGCGGCATCGGCGGGCCGGGTGGTGGCGGAATCGTGCTCATCTACTCATCTCCCCAGGGGTTGGTGGCTGGAGTCTAGTCCAGCGTCGTGATCCTGCGAACTGCGCGGCGCTTCAGGCAGCATCGCCGCGCAATGCGCGCACGCGGGCTTCGAGCTGCTCGGCGCTGCTGTCGGCGGGCATCGGTGCGCCGGCGACGACCTCGATGCGCGCGCGGGAGCGACGCGGCAGGCGCATGCGGTGCAGGCGCGAGTCACGGTGCGACCACATGCTGGCCCACATGCCGCGCAGCGCCATCGGCACCACCGGCACCGGCCGGCGTTCGAGGATCTTCTCCACGCCGGACTTGAACGCGGCCATCTGTCCGTCCTTGGTCAGCGCGCCCTCGGGGAAGATGCCCACCAGCTGGCCGTCGGCCAGCGCCGCGTCGATCTGTTCGAAGGCCTCCTGCATCAGCGCCGGGTTCTCGCGCGCGCCGGCGATCGGAATGGCCTTGGCGTTGCGGAAGATCCAGCGCATCACCGGGATGTTGAAGATCCTGTAGTACATGACGAAGCGCACCGGGCGCGGGATCGCGGCCGACAGGATCAGCGCGTCCATGTAGCTGACGTGGTTGCACACGATCAGCGCGGGGCCCTCGTCGGGGATGCTGCGCTCGATGCCGTGCAGGCGCAGCCGGTACAGCGCGCGCACCATCACCCAGCTCAGGAAGCGCATCAGGAACTCGGGCACGATCGAGAAGATCCAGATCGCCACCACCGCGTTGGCGATGGCCAACGCCAGGAACACC
The window above is part of the Pseudoxanthomonas sp. X-1 genome. Proteins encoded here:
- a CDS encoding DUF2752 domain-containing protein, which translates into the protein MIALTRPRVLLLAATVPVVAAGAMLLRVVDPNQPGNLLPRCLFHGLTGLWCPGCGMTRALHALLQGDLPTALHMNPLGMAMLPLLPMMLFWSWGWQPRVLRPFMRWAMDPRVWLVVIPAYWLLRNLPWFPFTLLAPPA
- a CDS encoding CD225/dispanin family protein — protein: MPPSDPPPYTPPPYTPPSQAAAPGPVPNHLVWAILATVFSLCLCCGIPGLITGIVAIVFAAKVNSLLAAGDFAGAQRASRTAKTWCIVTTVFAVIGIAVMIYNFASGHAMANYELMMQQIRAQAGQ